The genomic region TTGATTACATCAAAAATAACAACAGGTGCATCTGTAAGCGTTACAGGCGATTTAGTAAAAAGCCAAGGAAAAGAACAAGCCTTTGAGCTTCTTGCAAAAAAAATTGATATACTCGGAGAATGTGACCCTGAAAAATATCCTTTACAAAAAAAGAGACACTCTTTTGAATTTTTAAGAGAAATAGCTCATTTAAGAGCAAGAACCAATACGTTTGGCGCTGTTGCAAGAGTTCGAAACACTTTGGCATTTGCAACTCATGAATTTTTCCAACAAAAAGGCTTTTTATACATTAATACACCAATAATTACAGCCGCAGATTGCGAAGGCGCAGGAGAAATGTTCAGAGTTTCAACACTTGATCCCGAAAATTTACCAAAAACAGATAAAAATAATATTGATTACAAAAAAGACTTTTTTGAAAAACCTGCATATTTAACAGTATCAGGACAACTTGAAGGTGAAACTTATGCCTGCGCACTTTCAGACATTTATACCTTTGGACCAACATTCAGAGCAGAAAACTCTAATACTTCAAGACATTTGGCAGAATTTTGGATGATAGAACCTGAAATGGCTTTTGCCGATATTAAAGACAATATGAATTGCGCTGAAGATTATATAAAACATTGCATTAAATCTGT from Candidatus Dependentiae bacterium harbors:
- the asnS gene encoding asparagine--tRNA ligase, with the protein product MRTKISQITQKDIGKEFKIMGWIKSSRISKNFSFIEVNDGSCFNNLQIILNSDIPEYELITSKITTGASVSVTGDLVKSQGKEQAFELLAKKIDILGECDPEKYPLQKKRHSFEFLREIAHLRARTNTFGAVARVRNTLAFATHEFFQQKGFLYINTPIITAADCEGAGEMFRVSTLDPENLPKTDKNNIDYKKDFFEKPAYLTVSGQLEGETYACALSDIYTFGPTFRAENSNTSRHLAEFWMIEPEMAFADIKDNMNCAEDYIKHCIKSVLEKCPQDIEFFNKFISPGVIDKLKNVLAQPFERLEYTKAIEILKNATKKFEYSVEWGTDLQSEHERYLAEEHF